The following proteins are co-located in the Helicobacter acinonychis genome:
- a CDS encoding sugar MFS transporter, whose product MQKTSNTLALTSLTALFFLMGFITVLNDILIPHLKPIFDLTYFEASLIQFCFFGAYFIMGGVFGNVISKIGYPFGVVLGFVITASGCALFYPAAHLGSYKVFLGALFILASGIVCLQTAGNPFVTLLSKGKEARNLVLVQAFNSLGTTLGPIFGSLLIFSTTKMGDNSSLIDKLADAKSVQMPYLGLAAFSLLLALIMYLLKLPNVEKEMPKETTQKSLFSHKHFVFGALGIFFYVGGEVTIGSFLVLSFEKLLNLDAQTSAHYLVYYWGGAMVGRFLGSVLMNKIAPNKYLAFNALSSIVLIALAILIGGKIALFALTFVGFFNSIMFPTIFSLATLNLGHLTSKASGVISMAIVGGALIPPIQGVVTDKLAAADLNLLYAYSVPLLCYFYILFFALKGYQQQENS is encoded by the coding sequence ATGCAAAAGACTTCTAACACTTTGGCGCTGACGAGCTTGACGGCGTTATTCTTTTTAATGGGTTTCATCACGGTTTTAAATGACATTTTAATTCCGCATTTAAAACCCATTTTTGACTTGACCTATTTTGAAGCCTCGCTCATCCAGTTTTGCTTTTTTGGGGCGTATTTTATCATGGGGGGAGTTTTTGGGAATGTGATCAGTAAAATCGGCTACCCTTTTGGCGTGGTGCTTGGCTTTGTGATCACGGCGAGTGGGTGTGCGTTGTTTTATCCGGCGGCGCATTTAGGTTCTTATAAGGTGTTTTTAGGGGCGTTGTTCATTTTAGCGAGTGGGATTGTGTGCTTGCAAACTGCCGGAAATCCTTTCGTAACCTTGCTTTCAAAGGGTAAAGAAGCCAGAAACTTGGTTTTAGTCCAGGCGTTCAACTCGCTTGGCACGACTTTAGGGCCTATTTTTGGGAGCTTGTTGATTTTTAGCACGACTAAAATGGGCGATAATTCAAGCTTGATAGACAAATTGGCGGACGCTAAAAGCGTTCAAATGCCTTACTTGGGCTTGGCGGCGTTTTCGCTCCTTTTAGCGCTCATCATGTATCTTTTAAAATTGCCTAATGTGGAAAAAGAAATGCCTAAAGAGACGACGCAAAAAAGCCTGTTCTCGCACAAACACTTTGTTTTTGGAGCTTTAGGGATCTTTTTTTATGTGGGAGGAGAGGTTACGATTGGCTCATTCTTGGTGTTGAGCTTTGAAAAGCTTTTAAATTTAGACGCTCAAACAAGTGCGCATTACTTGGTGTATTATTGGGGAGGTGCGATGGTAGGGCGCTTTTTAGGTAGTGTGCTGATGAATAAAATCGCTCCTAATAAATACCTAGCTTTCAACGCCTTAAGCTCTATTGTTCTTATCGCTTTAGCCATTCTCATTGGAGGTAAGATCGCTCTATTTGCTTTGACTTTTGTGGGTTTTTTTAACTCTATCATGTTCCCTACCATCTTTTCTTTGGCCACGCTCAATTTAGGGCATCTCACTTCTAAGGCTTCTGGAGTGATCAGCATGGCAATTGTGGGAGGGGCGTTAATCCCCCCCATTCAAGGCGTGGTTACAGATAAGCTAGCGGCAGCTGATTTGAATTTGCTCTACGCTTATAGCGTGCCGTTGTTATGCTATTTTTATATTTTGTTCTTTGCTCTTAAAGGATATCAACAACAAGAAAACTCCTAA
- a CDS encoding NCS2 family permease, which translates to MGFFKLKEHNTNIATEFRAGLTTFITMVYIVPLNALILSHANMPYEALLSAIAIITILSSVFNGLWANTPIAMSVGLGLSAYFSFGLVQGLKLPWQSALGIVALSGAIFVVLSFTKFRSWVMRSIPSDLRRAVSAGIGAFIAFIGLKEMHIVVTHKTTLVTLGDFSDPHVLLGVFGIILTFALYTLKVRGSFILAVLIVSVFAWVFKIDPYPTEIFSMPASISPIALQLDIKGVFFDASGAFTLALVPVIITFFVTDLFDSLGTLAGIGHRTGFFNDKETNKDLEKTLEADAAVSLASAVVGVSTTTAFIESASGVEEGGRTGLTAVFTGLFFVSTLFCLPLLKAIPSNAIYPVLVIVGVLMFSALEGVNFKDMAVSVSTFLTVVMMPLTFSITDGLAFGFLSYGIIKLVQKDFKAINFGIITLCIISFSVFIFR; encoded by the coding sequence ATGGGGTTTTTTAAGCTTAAAGAACACAACACTAACATTGCTACCGAGTTTAGAGCAGGTTTAACGACCTTTATCACCATGGTCTATATCGTGCCTTTAAACGCTCTTATCCTTTCTCACGCCAACATGCCTTATGAAGCCCTTTTAAGTGCGATCGCTATCATCACTATCTTATCAAGCGTGTTTAATGGGCTATGGGCAAACACCCCCATCGCTATGAGCGTGGGATTAGGGTTGTCAGCTTATTTTAGCTTTGGGCTAGTTCAAGGGTTAAAACTCCCTTGGCAGAGCGCTTTAGGCATCGTAGCGCTCTCTGGAGCGATTTTTGTGGTTTTGTCTTTCACCAAATTTAGAAGTTGGGTCATGCGAAGCATTCCTAGCGATTTAAGGCGTGCGGTGAGCGCGGGGATAGGTGCTTTTATCGCGTTTATTGGTCTTAAAGAAATGCATATTGTAGTCACCCATAAGACCACGCTTGTCACTCTAGGCGATTTTAGCGATCCGCATGTGCTATTAGGGGTTTTTGGGATCATTTTAACTTTTGCACTCTACACGCTAAAAGTTAGAGGCTCTTTTATCCTAGCGGTGCTGATAGTCTCTGTTTTCGCATGGGTTTTTAAGATAGATCCTTACCCCACCGAAATTTTTTCCATGCCCGCTAGTATTAGCCCTATCGCCTTGCAACTAGACATTAAAGGCGTTTTTTTTGATGCGAGCGGGGCTTTCACTTTGGCGTTAGTGCCGGTTATTATCACTTTTTTTGTAACCGATTTGTTTGATTCTTTAGGCACGCTTGCAGGGATTGGCCATAGGACTGGTTTCTTTAATGACAAAGAGACAAACAAGGATTTAGAAAAAACTTTAGAAGCGGACGCAGCGGTTTCTTTAGCGAGTGCGGTGGTGGGCGTTTCTACCACGACAGCTTTTATAGAGAGCGCGAGTGGGGTTGAAGAAGGGGGGCGCACAGGGCTTACCGCGGTTTTTACTGGGTTGTTTTTTGTCTCAACACTCTTTTGCTTACCTCTCTTAAAAGCCATTCCTAGCAACGCGATTTATCCGGTGCTTGTGATAGTAGGGGTTTTGATGTTTAGTGCATTAGAGGGCGTGAATTTCAAAGACATGGCCGTTAGCGTTTCCACTTTTTTAACCGTGGTGATGATGCCTTTAACCTTCTCTATCACCGACGGATTAGCCTTTGGTTTCTTGTCCTATGGCATCATTAAGTTAGTCCAAAAAGACTTTAAGGCTATCAATTTTGGCATCATCACTCTTTGTATCATTTCCTTTTCTGTATTCATTTTCCGTTAA
- the deoD gene encoding purine-nucleoside phosphorylase, translating into MTPHINAKIGDFHPQCILCGDPLRVSYIAKNFLQDAREITNVRNMLGFSGKYKGKEISLMGHGMGIASCTIYVTELVKTYQVKELLRIGTCGAISPKVGLRDIIMVTGASTDSKTNRIRFLNHDLSATPDFELSLRAYQTAKRLEIDLKVGNIFTSDFFYSFETHAFDLLAKYNHLGIEMEAAGLYATAMELSAKALCLCSVSDHLITKEALSPKERIESFNNMIILALEMMG; encoded by the coding sequence ATGACCCCTCACATTAACGCCAAAATCGGCGACTTTCATCCTCAATGCATTTTATGCGGCGATCCTTTAAGGGTGAGCTATATTGCAAAAAATTTTTTACAAGACGCTAGAGAGATCACGAATGTGCGTAACATGCTCGGTTTTAGCGGGAAGTATAAGGGGAAGGAAATTTCTTTAATGGGGCATGGCATGGGCATTGCGTCATGCACGATTTATGTTACAGAGTTGGTTAAAACCTATCAAGTTAAAGAGCTTTTAAGGATTGGCACTTGTGGGGCGATCAGCCCGAAGGTCGGCTTGAGAGACATTATCATGGTTACTGGAGCTTCAACGGACTCTAAAACCAATCGGATCCGTTTCTTGAACCATGATTTGAGTGCAACGCCTGATTTTGAATTGAGCTTAAGGGCGTATCAAACGGCAAAGCGTTTGGAAATTGACTTGAAAGTGGGTAATATTTTTACGAGCGATTTTTTCTATTCTTTTGAAACGCATGCCTTTGATTTGTTGGCCAAATACAACCACTTGGGTATTGAAATGGAAGCGGCAGGGTTATACGCCACGGCGATGGAATTAAGTGCTAAAGCTTTATGCTTATGCTCCGTGTCTGATCATTTGATCACTAAAGAAGCCTTAAGTCCTAAAGAAAGGATAGAAAGTTTTAACAACATGATCATTCTAGCTTTAGAGATGATGGGCTAA
- a CDS encoding phosphopentomutase, protein MQKRVVVLLLDSFGIGASEDAKDFGDLGANTLGNIAKACFNNLADSNDRNGALKLPNLESLGLGLSALKATNELPLGFDSHPNLIGAYAYAQELSSAKDTISGHWEMMGAPILFEWGYFKDKNNSFPKEILDEIMHKTKIKGYLGNCHASGTEIIKDLGEKHLETLYPIFYTSADSVFQIAVHEEKFGLDKLYALCEEVFEILEPLKIARVIARPFIGTNKDNFKRTSNRKDYAIKPHKKLLFETFIEEKQGEVISIGKIADIYAHVGITQKFKAGSLMELCDVTLEQVKNAQNNSLIFTNFVHFDSDYGHRRDVIGYANALEYFDAYLKEILESLRENDLLILCADHGCDPSFKGTDHTREYIPVLMYHKDLQPTFLGRSETFADIGQSIAHFLGLSPLDYGKNLLNFKGQP, encoded by the coding sequence ATGCAAAAAAGAGTGGTGGTTTTATTACTAGATTCTTTTGGTATAGGGGCTAGTGAAGACGCTAAAGATTTTGGCGATTTGGGGGCGAACACTTTAGGCAATATCGCTAAGGCTTGTTTTAACAACCTAGCTGATTCTAATGATCGCAATGGGGCTTTAAAACTGCCTAACTTAGAGAGTTTGGGTTTAGGCTTGAGCGCTTTAAAAGCCACGAATGAATTGCCTTTGGGTTTTGATTCTCATCCCAACTTAATAGGGGCTTACGCTTACGCTCAAGAACTCTCTAGTGCTAAGGATACGATTTCTGGGCATTGGGAGATGATGGGTGCACCCATTCTTTTTGAATGGGGGTATTTTAAAGATAAAAACAATTCTTTCCCTAAAGAAATTTTAGATGAAATTATGCATAAAACCAAGATTAAGGGTTATTTAGGGAATTGCCACGCATCAGGGACTGAAATCATTAAAGATTTAGGCGAAAAGCATTTAGAAACTTTGTACCCCATTTTTTACACTTCAGCGGATTCAGTGTTTCAAATCGCTGTGCATGAAGAAAAGTTTGGGCTTGATAAGTTATACGCCCTTTGTGAAGAAGTGTTTGAAATTTTAGAGCCTTTAAAAATCGCCAGAGTGATCGCAAGGCCTTTTATTGGCACAAATAAAGATAATTTCAAACGTACTTCCAACCGCAAAGACTATGCGATAAAGCCTCATAAAAAATTGCTTTTTGAAACATTCATTGAAGAAAAACAAGGCGAAGTCATTAGCATTGGAAAAATCGCTGACATTTACGCCCATGTGGGGATCACTCAAAAATTCAAAGCCGGTAGTTTGATGGAGCTGTGCGATGTAACTTTAGAGCAGGTCAAAAACGCCCAAAACAATAGCTTGATTTTTACGAATTTTGTGCATTTTGATAGCGATTATGGGCATAGGCGTGATGTGATTGGGTATGCTAACGCTTTAGAATATTTTGATGCGTACTTAAAAGAGATTTTAGAAAGTTTAAGAGAAAATGACTTGCTCATTCTTTGCGCTGATCATGGGTGTGATCCTAGTTTTAAGGGCACAGATCACACACGAGAATATATTCCTGTTTTGATGTATCACAAAGATTTACAACCGACCTTTTTAGGCAGGAGCGAGACTTTTGCGGATATTGGGCAGAGTATCGCTCATTTTTTGGGATTAAGCCCCCTAGATTATGGCAAAAATTTATTGAATTTTAAAGGACAACCATGA
- a CDS encoding NupC/NupG family nucleoside CNT transporter: MISSSLFSVVGMAVLFLIAWVFSGDKRAINYRTIISAFVIQVVLGAFALYVPLGREMLQGLAGGIQSVISYGYEGVRFLFGNLAPNAKGDQGIGGFIFAINVLAIIIFFASLISLLYYLKIMPLVINLIGGALRKCLGTSKAESMSAAANIFVAHTEAPLVIKPYLKSMSDSEIFAVMCVGMASVAGPVLAGYASMGIPLPYLIAASFMSAPGGLLFAKIIYPQSEKISNHADISVEKHVNVIEAIANGASTGLHLALHVGAMLLAFVGMLALINGLLGVIGGFLGMEHLSLGVVLGTLLKPLAFMLGIPWSQAGIAGEIIGIKIALNEFVGYMQLLPYLGDNPPLILSEKTKAIITFALCGFANLSSVAMLIGGLGSLVPKKKDFIARLALRAVLAGTLSNFMSATIAGLFIELNSH, translated from the coding sequence ATGATTTCTAGCTCTCTTTTTAGTGTTGTAGGGATGGCGGTGCTTTTTCTTATTGCTTGGGTTTTTTCTGGCGATAAAAGGGCTATTAATTATCGCACGATTATCAGTGCGTTTGTAATCCAGGTGGTTTTAGGGGCGTTTGCTTTGTATGTGCCTTTAGGCAGAGAAATGCTACAAGGTTTAGCGGGTGGCATACAAAGCGTGATTAGTTACGGCTATGAGGGGGTGCGCTTCTTGTTTGGCAATCTCGCTCCAAACGCTAAAGGCGATCAAGGGATAGGTGGGTTTATTTTTGCGATCAATGTTTTAGCGATAATCATCTTTTTTGCCAGCTTGATTTCGCTTTTATATTATTTAAAAATCATGCCTTTAGTGATCAATCTTATCGGTGGGGCGTTGCGAAAATGTTTAGGCACTTCTAAAGCAGAAAGCATGAGTGCAGCGGCTAATATTTTTGTCGCGCACACCGAAGCGCCCCTAGTCATTAAACCTTATTTGAAAAGCATGAGTGATTCAGAGATTTTTGCGGTCATGTGCGTGGGTATGGCGAGCGTTGCAGGGCCTGTGTTGGCTGGGTATGCGAGCATGGGTATTCCTTTGCCTTATTTGATCGCTGCATCGTTTATGTCCGCTCCTGGGGGTTTGTTGTTCGCTAAAATCATCTACCCACAAAGCGAAAAAATTTCTAACCATGCAGATATTTCTGTGGAAAAGCATGTCAATGTTATAGAAGCTATCGCTAATGGGGCAAGCACAGGGCTTCATTTGGCTTTGCATGTGGGGGCGATGCTTTTAGCTTTTGTGGGGATGCTTGCACTCATTAATGGGCTTTTAGGGGTTATAGGGGGATTTTTGGGCATGGAGCATTTGTCTTTAGGGGTGGTTTTAGGCACGCTTTTAAAACCTTTAGCCTTTATGTTAGGCATTCCTTGGAGTCAAGCTGGGATTGCCGGAGAAATCATAGGCATTAAAATCGCTCTCAATGAATTTGTGGGCTATATGCAATTATTGCCTTATTTGGGCGATAACCCTCCTTTAATCTTGAGCGAGAAAACTAAAGCCATCATCACTTTTGCGTTGTGTGGGTTTGCTAATTTAAGTTCAGTCGCTATGCTTATTGGAGGGCTTGGTAGTTTAGTGCCTAAAAAGAAAGATTTCATTGCAAGACTCGCTTTAAGAGCGGTGCTTGCAGGCACTCTTTCTAATTTCATGAGCGCGACTATCGCTGGGCTATTCATAGAGCTAAACAGCCATTAA
- a CDS encoding MFS transporter codes for MFKKIFPLALVSSLRFLGLFIVLPVISLYADSFHSSSPLLIGLAVGGAYLTQIIFQTPMGILSDKIGRKVVVVVCLLLFLVGSLVCFVADDIVLLVIGRFIQGMGALGGVVSAMVADEVKEEERTKAMTIMGVFIFISFTISMAIGPGVVAFFGGAKWLFLLTAILTLLSLLMLLKVKDAPKISYQIKNKIAYQPNSKALYLLYLSSFFEKAFMTLIFVLIPLALVNEFHKDESFLILVYVPGALLGVLSMGIASVMAEKYNKPKGVMLSGVFLFIVSYLCLFLADSSFLGKYLWLFIVGVAFFFIGFATLEPIMQSLASKFARVHEKGKVLGQFTTFGYLGSFVGGVSGGLSYHYLGISNTSLVVVILGLVWGLSLFFLNNPSKQKNVYFPLDAYNGEQFETLGDKIIEWYVNISEEIIIVKYNSDQISEEEIIHLAQNFRK; via the coding sequence ATGTTTAAGAAAATTTTTCCATTGGCGTTAGTGTCGTCGTTGCGGTTTTTAGGGCTTTTTATTGTTTTGCCTGTCATTAGCTTGTATGCAGATAGTTTCCATTCAAGCAGTCCTTTGCTTATAGGTTTGGCGGTGGGCGGAGCGTATCTCACGCAAATCATCTTTCAAACCCCTATGGGTATTCTTAGCGATAAGATAGGCCGTAAAGTGGTGGTAGTGGTGTGCTTGTTGTTGTTTTTAGTGGGCTCGTTAGTGTGCTTTGTGGCGGATGATATTGTTTTGCTCGTTATTGGGCGCTTCATTCAAGGCATGGGGGCTTTAGGGGGGGTCGTTAGTGCGATGGTGGCTGATGAAGTGAAAGAAGAAGAGCGCACCAAAGCCATGACCATCATGGGGGTGTTTATTTTCATTAGCTTTACCATAAGCATGGCGATTGGTCCAGGAGTTGTGGCGTTTTTTGGGGGTGCGAAATGGCTCTTTTTACTCACGGCGATCTTAACTCTATTGAGTTTATTGATGCTTTTAAAAGTCAAAGACGCCCCTAAAATTTCTTATCAAATCAAAAATAAAATAGCTTACCAACCCAACTCCAAAGCCTTGTATCTCTTGTATCTAAGCTCTTTTTTTGAAAAAGCGTTCATGACGCTTATTTTTGTGCTAATCCCTTTAGCTTTAGTGAATGAATTCCATAAAGATGAGAGTTTTTTAATTTTAGTGTATGTGCCTGGAGCCCTGCTAGGGGTTTTAAGCATGGGAATAGCGAGCGTTATGGCTGAAAAATACAATAAGCCTAAAGGGGTGATGCTTTCGGGGGTGTTCTTATTTATTGTGAGTTATTTATGCTTGTTTTTAGCAGACTCTAGCTTTTTGGGTAAATATTTATGGCTTTTTATTGTTGGGGTGGCGTTTTTCTTTATTGGCTTTGCAACCTTGGAGCCTATCATGCAATCTTTAGCGTCTAAATTCGCTAGAGTGCATGAAAAAGGCAAGGTTTTAGGGCAATTCACCACTTTTGGCTATTTAGGGAGCTTTGTTGGAGGCGTGAGTGGGGGGTTGAGCTACCATTATTTAGGCATTTCTAACACGAGCTTAGTGGTTGTTATCTTGGGGCTTGTTTGGGGCTTATCGCTCTTTTTTCTCAATAACCCTTCTAAGCAAAAAAATGTTTATTTCCCCTTAGACGCTTATAATGGGGAACAATTTGAAACTTTAGGGGATAAAATTATTGAATGGTATGTCAATATTAGCGAAGAAATCATTATTGTGAAATATAATTCCGATCAAATTAGCGAAGAAGAAATCATTCATTTAGCGCAAAACTTCAGAAAATAA
- a CDS encoding tRNA 2-thiocytidine(32) synthetase TtcA, which produces MTYEISKKVLHIVGKTNATYKLIEEGDKVLLGLSGGKDSIMLACILARMQKHAPFKFDFKAVTVHYGLGEDLKWLSDLCKDQGIEHEIIYTQIAATINEKRREKSSFCSFCSRLRRGTLYSKALEEGYNKVAIAHHLDDAVESFFMNFTYNGSLRSMPPIYRAENGLLVIRPLIKVREASSIHFVTSQNIPIAPDCNCPAKQPTSDKPPIARLATKNFLKEMQNLHPHFFDSLENAFNNVQANSFSDAKYLDA; this is translated from the coding sequence ATGACCTATGAAATTTCTAAAAAAGTCTTGCACATTGTAGGCAAGACAAACGCCACCTACAAACTCATAGAAGAAGGCGATAAAGTCTTGTTAGGATTGAGTGGGGGCAAGGATTCTATCATGCTCGCTTGTATTTTAGCCAGAATGCAAAAACATGCCCCTTTCAAATTTGATTTTAAAGCGGTTACCGTGCATTATGGTTTGGGCGAAGATTTGAAATGGTTGAGCGATTTGTGTAAAGATCAAGGCATTGAGCATGAGATTATTTACACCCAAATCGCTGCGACTATCAATGAAAAACGCCGTGAAAAAAGCTCGTTTTGTTCGTTTTGCTCTCGTTTGAGAAGGGGGACTTTGTATTCTAAGGCTTTAGAGGAAGGCTATAATAAAGTCGCTATCGCGCACCATTTAGATGATGCGGTGGAAAGCTTTTTTATGAATTTCACTTATAATGGGAGTTTAAGGAGCATGCCCCCTATTTACAGGGCTGAAAACGGCTTGTTGGTGATCCGCCCTTTGATTAAAGTGCGAGAAGCTAGTAGTATTCATTTTGTCACTTCTCAAAATATCCCCATAGCCCCTGATTGCAATTGCCCAGCCAAACAGCCCACCTCTGATAAACCCCCTATCGCACGATTAGCCACCAAAAATTTTTTAAAAGAAATGCAAAACCTGCACCCTCATTTCTTTGACAGCCTAGAAAATGCATTCAATAATGTTCAGGCGAACAGCTTTAGCGACGCTAAATATTTAGATGCTTAA
- a CDS encoding cation:proton antiporter, producing MHAEFFTFALIMLLIVIAPYVSGFFRLPITVVEILFGSIGAYLGLIEPTKGFEVMSEIGFLFLMFLCGLEVEIYLFKKLGASLLKRILAYFLILYTLSFILTFSFGLEPIFMVIFPIVSLGMIMTLIKDYGKETLWLDLVLKVGVIGELLSIVGLVVVDGVYSHGLGVDLVKDLGILIVFLILIIVAFQIFKILFWWFPHLRLFVMPKTNQFNQDVRFSLMLFFSLVAIVVWLKIEMVLGAFLAGLVVSTFFPHKSELIHKLNDVGFGFFVPLFFIHVGSTLDLKLVFLNPHLILEGALIVAGMLGLHLIASSLLWHKYFKETKNLFSFALGVSMPLTFLVTTAAVGLKAQAILPNTYYALLLAAIFEGVLFTIVIKMLNKKA from the coding sequence ATGCATGCAGAATTTTTCACTTTCGCGCTCATTATGCTTTTAATTGTGATAGCCCCTTATGTTTCTGGGTTCTTTCGTTTGCCTATCACGGTTGTAGAGATTTTATTTGGGTCCATTGGGGCGTATTTGGGCTTGATTGAGCCAACCAAAGGCTTTGAAGTCATGTCTGAAATTGGCTTTTTGTTTTTAATGTTTTTGTGCGGTTTGGAAGTGGAAATTTATTTGTTTAAAAAGTTAGGAGCTTCTCTTTTAAAACGCATTCTAGCTTATTTTTTGATTTTATACACGCTTTCATTTATCCTTACTTTTAGTTTTGGGTTAGAGCCTATTTTTATGGTGATTTTCCCCATTGTGAGTTTGGGGATGATTATGACTCTAATCAAGGATTACGGCAAAGAAACCTTATGGCTTGATCTAGTCTTAAAAGTGGGCGTTATTGGGGAGTTGTTAAGCATTGTTGGGTTAGTGGTCGTGGATGGGGTGTATTCGCATGGTTTGGGTGTGGATTTGGTGAAAGATTTAGGCATTCTTATTGTCTTTTTGATTCTAATCATCGTGGCGTTTCAAATCTTTAAGATCTTGTTTTGGTGGTTCCCGCATTTAAGGCTTTTTGTGATGCCTAAAACCAATCAATTCAACCAAGATGTGCGCTTTTCGCTGATGCTCTTTTTTTCGTTGGTTGCGATCGTGGTGTGGCTCAAAATAGAAATGGTTTTGGGGGCGTTTTTAGCTGGGTTAGTCGTTTCTACTTTTTTCCCCCATAAATCAGAGCTCATCCACAAGCTCAATGATGTGGGTTTTGGGTTTTTTGTGCCTTTGTTTTTCATCCATGTAGGCTCTACTTTAGACTTAAAATTAGTGTTCCTAAACCCGCATTTGATCCTTGAAGGGGCATTGATTGTGGCGGGCATGTTGGGTTTGCATTTAATCGCTTCAAGTTTGTTGTGGCACAAATATTTTAAAGAGACTAAAAACCTGTTTTCATTCGCTCTAGGGGTTTCTATGCCTTTAACCTTTTTAGTCACCACCGCTGCAGTGGGTTTAAAAGCGCAAGCGATCTTGCCAAACACTTACTATGCATTGCTTTTGGCAGCTATCTTTGAAGGGGTGCTATTCACAATCGTGATTAAAATGCTCAACAAAAAAGCTTAA
- a CDS encoding HP1184 family multidrug efflux MATE transporter yields MLKKKIDLHKDSIGKLFFYYFIPLAFSMISLSTYSMIDGMFVGKKLGKEAIAAVNIAWPIFPALIAYELLFGFGAASIVGYFLGQNKTHRARLVFSSVFYFVAISTFILSMILLPFSENIARLFGSSDALLSMSKRYIEIILMGAVFMVLHPLADVFVVNDKRPILAMVAMLIGSLVNVFFNYLFIFVLEVGVQGSAIATVIGHAIGFLVLMQHFWFKKGQLYFIKRFSLSSIISSTKSGVPQSTAEFSASIMILLFNTAIIHTAGERFVSMYGIIMYNAVIFFTTLFAISQGIQPIASFSYGAKSLKRVKEVFVFGLKVAFCVGILFYGVYYFLDEFLIKLYLQPSDQDALFMQETKRAMNIYYTGYVFLGMTLLCAVFFQSIQRTRSSFIITISHTLGFMVVLLPILSYFYGIDGIWATYPIAQFLAFLTALGVTYYEIKKGVFTTYKEKNPIAVKT; encoded by the coding sequence ATGCTCAAAAAAAAGATTGATTTGCATAAAGATTCTATTGGGAAGCTCTTTTTTTATTACTTTATCCCTTTAGCTTTTTCTATGATTTCACTTTCCACTTATTCTATGATAGACGGCATGTTTGTGGGCAAGAAACTGGGTAAAGAAGCTATTGCAGCGGTCAATATCGCATGGCCTATTTTTCCGGCTTTAATAGCGTATGAATTGCTTTTTGGTTTTGGGGCAGCGAGCATTGTGGGGTATTTTTTAGGTCAAAATAAAACCCATAGAGCTAGGCTTGTGTTTAGCAGCGTGTTTTATTTTGTCGCCATTAGCACCTTTATTTTGAGCATGATTTTACTGCCTTTTAGTGAAAATATCGCGCGCCTTTTTGGGAGTAGTGACGCTTTATTAAGCATGTCTAAACGCTATATTGAAATCATTTTAATGGGTGCGGTTTTTATGGTTTTGCACCCTTTGGCGGATGTTTTTGTGGTGAATGACAAACGACCGATTTTAGCGATGGTGGCGATGTTGATTGGCTCGTTAGTGAATGTTTTTTTCAACTACTTGTTTATTTTTGTTTTGGAAGTGGGGGTTCAAGGCAGTGCGATAGCCACGGTGATAGGGCATGCGATAGGCTTTTTAGTCTTAATGCAGCATTTTTGGTTTAAAAAAGGGCAGTTGTATTTTATCAAGCGTTTTTCTTTGTCTTCAATCATTTCTTCAACCAAAAGCGGTGTGCCTCAAAGCACGGCAGAATTTAGTGCCTCTATTATGATTTTATTGTTTAATACCGCTATCATACACACTGCAGGGGAGAGGTTTGTGAGTATGTATGGGATTATCATGTATAATGCGGTGATCTTTTTCACGACTTTGTTTGCGATTTCTCAAGGCATCCAACCTATTGCGAGTTTTAGTTATGGGGCTAAAAGTTTAAAGCGCGTCAAAGAGGTGTTTGTTTTTGGTTTGAAGGTGGCGTTTTGCGTGGGGATTCTTTTCTATGGCGTTTATTATTTCTTAGATGAATTTTTAATCAAGCTTTATTTGCAACCAAGCGATCAGGATGCACTTTTTATGCAAGAGACTAAAAGGGCGATGAATATTTATTATACCGGTTATGTTTTTTTAGGCATGACTTTGTTGTGCGCGGTGTTTTTCCAATCTATTCAGCGCACTAGAAGTTCGTTTATTATCACTATTTCGCACACGCTAGGGTTTATGGTGGTTTTACTACCGATTTTAAGCTATTTCTATGGGATTGATGGGATTTGGGCGACTTACCCTATCGCACAATTTTTGGCGTTTTTGACCGCGTTAGGGGTGACTTATTATGAAATCAAAAAAGGGGTTTTCACCACTTACAAAGAGAAAAACCCTATCGCTGTGAAAACTTAA